The Leclercia adecarboxylata region TCTGCGGGGATTGCAATCCAGAGAATGACAACGCCGTAGTGCTGCAGTCGGGCACGCTCAGTATTCACCGCCAGCAGGACGATCTGCTGATAGAGATTGTCGCCGCGCCTTATATCTTCGGGCTTAATGCCGGCATGATGGGCTGCAGCACCGAGTATCTACTGGTGACGCAATCGCCCTGTACCGGTTTCTGGCTGCCTGCGGCTGGCGCCCGCCAGCTGATTCAGCAGGCCGGATTATGGTCCGATGCCTTCTGCTGGCTCTCCTGGCACCACCGGATAATGGAGATCCGCGACAAACAGCTGGTAGGCAATAACTCCTACAGCCAGATCCGCTCCACGCTGCTGGACATGGCCCAGTGGGACGAGGGGCTACGGATGCGGGTGGGGGTGATGAACTACATTCAGCGCCGCACGCGCATTTCGCGATCGGTGGTGGCTGAAGTGCTGGCGGCGCTGCGGCAGGGAAACTACATCACTATGGACAGGGGCAAACTGATTGCTATCAACCGTTTGCCCGCTGAATATTAACCGTCAGGATGCCGGGATAACCTGCGGTTTGTTCTCGCTCAGCTCCACCACCAGCTGGTTGACGCCGTCGCTCATGTTGACGAAACGCGTGAGCGGCGAGCGCGTCACAACCACGAACACCCCCACGTTAGACTGCGGGATCATCGCCATATAGGTGATGAATCCGCCGCCACCGCCCGTTTTCTGGATTATTCCCGGGCGTCCATTTTTAGGCGCCATATAGACCCAACCCAGGCCCAGCGCATCCGCGCGACCCGGCACATCCATACCGATCACCCGCGTTAACTGGCTGCGTTGATAGATGAGGGTCTGCATTCTGTCGGCCTGGTTGCTGCGCGCATAGAAATCAGAGGAGAGGAACTGCTGCATCCAGCGCATCATGTCGCCTGGCGTGGAATAAACCCCGCCGCTGCCCACGGCCGCCAGGGTGTTGTTGCAGGGGCTGGCCCCTTTTTCCGCCACCATCAGGCGCTTACACTGATCGGGAGAAGGGGTAAAGGTGGTGTCTTTCATCCCGAGCGGACGGGTGATCTGCTCTTCAAACAGCTGCGCATAGGGCTTGCCCGTGGCGTTGCCCAGCGCATCGGCCAGCAGGTCAAACGCCAGGTTTGAGTAGGCGGCCTGCGAGCCCGGCATCGATTTCAGGGTGGCCGTCGACAGCCAGTTCCAGCGCTGATCCCGGGTTGGCCAGACGAAGACCGGGCGATGCGCCGCGCCGCCCGGCTGCTCGCGCGGCAGGGCGCTGGTATGGGTGGCCAGGTTGACGAGCGTAATCGGCGCGCCCTGATAGGTCGGCACGCGAGCCCCCGGAGGGGCATATTTACTTAAGGGATCGTTGAGTTTGACCACGCCCTGATCGAGCAGCTTCACCAGCATCTCGCTGGTCATTAATTTGGTCAGGGAGGCGATGCGCACCACGGAATCCAGCTGCGGGTGAACATTGTTGCCAGGGCGCGTTTCACCGAAGCTGCGGAACACGCGCTGGTTACCGTCAATCGCTACCAGAGCCATCCCCGTAGCGCCACTGCCGTAAAAAATAAGATTTGCGTAGCGATCAACCACATCAGAGGCAAAAGCCGGGTCGGCGATCGGCTCGACAGCCTGCACGCTGGTGAGACTGGCCGCATACAGCGCAACGGAGAGGAACAGACAACGTTTCAACGAAAGTATCCATGAATTGAATGAAAAAAGTATGCGTATTTATACTACTAAACGGCGTATTGCAAAGGCCTGAACAGCACAACGATAGCCTGAAAAAACGTAACCATGGGTAAATACGAACAATTTCGTTGTTACCGATCTCAGGTTTTGTGACATTGCGCTTATGATACCTGTCTGATTCATTCACTTTTCCGCCCGGGTGGCGGTTGACGGCGAACTAAAAGCGGGCCGACAGGTCTGATAATCCGTCGTGCACAGCAGTAACGATAACAACCAGAAGGAAGCGTTATGTTTAAGTCGTTTTTCCCAAAACCGGGACCTTTTTTTATCTCGGCCTTTATTTGGGCTCTGATCGCAGTCATTTTCTGGCAGGCGGGTGGTGGGGCATGGATTGAGCGTCTGGCTGGCGCCACGGGGGATGTCCCCATCAGCGCGGCGCGTTTCTGGTCACGCAGCTATCTGCTGTTTTACGCTTATTACGCGATCTGCGTCGGGGCGTTTGCCCTGTTCTGGTTTATGTACTCCCCGCACCGCTGGCAGTACTGGTCCATTCTCGGTACCGCGCTGATTATCTTCGTCACCTGGTTTCTGGTGGAAGTGGGGGTGGCGGTCAACGCCTGGTACGCCCCGTTCTATGACCTGATCCAGAGCGCGCTCAGCTCGCCGCACAAAGTGACCATCAATCAGTTTTATCACGAAGTGGGCATTTTCCTTGGCATTGCGCTGATCGCCGTGATTATCGGCGTAATGAATAACTTCTTCGTCAGCCACTACGTGTTTCGCTGGCGTACCGCGATGAACGAACACTATATGGCCCACTGGCAGCAGCTGCGCCATATCGAAGGTGCCGCCCAGCGTGTGCAGGAAGACACCATGCGTTTCGCCTCCACCCTGGAGGATATGGGCGTCAGCTTTATCAACGCCATCATGACCCTGATCGCCTTCCTGCCGGTGCTGGTGACCCTGTCGGCACACGTGCCGGATCTGCCGATTGTCGGCCATCTGCCGTATGGCCTGGTGATCGCCGCGATTGTCTGGTCGCTGATGGGGACCGGTCTGCTGGCGGTGGTCGGGATCAAACTGCCGGGCCTTGAGTTCAAAAACCAGCGCGTCGAAGCGGCCTACCGTAAAGAGCTGGTCTATGGCGAAGACGATGCCAGCCGCGCCTCTCCGCCGACGGTGCGCGAGCTGTTCGGCGCGGTACGTCGGAACTACTTCCGCCTCTATTTCCACTACATGTATTTCAACATTGCCCGCATCCTTTATTTGCAGGTAGACAACGTTTTCGGTTTGTTCCTGCTGTTCCCGTCGATTGTAGCCGGTACGATTACGCTCGGTCTGATGACGCAAATCACTAACGTGTTCGGTCAGGTACGCGGCTCGTTCCAGTATCTGATCAGCTCATGGACCACGCTGGTGGAGCTGATGTCCATCTATAAACGTTTACGCAGTTTTGAACGTGAGCTGGACGGTCAGGATCTGCAGGAAGTGACCCATACGTTAGGTTAATACAGGGAGTGTCTATGTCTTTTACCGTACCGCGCGCGTTACCCCTTTCGCTGCTTGCCGCCCTGGTGCTGGCCGGCTGTGCTGAAAAAGGGGCGGCGCCGCTGAAAAAGGGCGAAAAGCCCGTCGACGTGGCAAGCGTGGTGCGGCAAAAAATGCCCGCCACGGTAAAAGACCGGGACCAGTGGGCCTCGGCGCTGGCAAAAACCTTTGAGAGCCAGAAGATCGCCCCCACCGAGGAGAACATCTGCTCGGTGCTGGCGGTGGCGCAGCAGGAGTCGCTGTATCAGTCCGACCCTGCGGTGCCGGGGCTGAACAAAATCGCCTGGAAAGAGATCGACCGGCGGGCCGAAAAGCTGCACATCCCGACGTTCCTGGTGCATACCGCGCTGAAAATCACCTCGCCGAACGGCAAAAGCTACAGCGAGCGGCTGGATTCGGTCAAAACCGAGAAGCAGCTAAGCGCCATCTTCGATGACATGATCGGTACGGTGCCGATGGGGCAGACCCTGTTTGGCTCCCTCAACCCGGTGCATACCGGCGGGCCTATGCAGGTGAGCATCGCCTTTGCTGAAAAGCATACCGACGGCTATCCGTGGAAAATCGAAAACACGGTTCGCCAGGAGGTCTTCTCCCTGCGCGGCGGCCTCTGGTTTGGCACCTACCATCTGCTGAACTACCCCACCAGCTATACGGTGCCGCTCTACCGCTTTGCTGACTTTAACGCGGGCTGGTATGCCAGCCGCAATGCGGCGTTCCAGAATGCCGTCAGCCGCGCCAGCGGCGTGAAGCTGGCGCTGGACGGCGATCTGATTGTCTATGGCAGCAACGAGGCAGGGAAGACGGAGCTGGCGGTGCGCAAGCTGGCCGGCAAGCTGGGCATGAGCGACAGCGAGATCCGCCAGCAGCTGAGGAAAGGCGATAGCCTGGCGTTTGAGAAAACGGCGCTGTATGAGCAGGTTTATAAACTGGCGGAGCAGAAGAGCGGAAAAGCGTTACCGAGAGCGATGCTGCCGGGGATCCAGCTTGAGAGTCCGAAAATCACCCGCAATCTGACCACGGCCTGGTTTGCCCAGCGTGTTGACGATCGCCGGGCGAAGTGTATGGCGTTGAATTAACGGTAGCGGCGCCAGCGCACCACGAGAGCAACGGCGCCTAAGACGACCAGTCCGACAAGGAACGGGATCAGCCCGAAGATGGTACTGACGCCCAGCCCGATTTCAACGCGCGGGCGGCCGCTGTCTTCGACCTGCATCAGATGTTCGTAGACGCCGGGCGCATGCACCAGAATGTTCAGCAGTTGCGAGCCTGCCCAGAAGCAGAACAGCACAAACAGCGCGTAAGCAATATTTCCCGCCGTGGAGGTTTTCGGTTGTCTGGTGCTGAAGATGGGCTTCGACATAGTGAAGTCTGCCATAAATACCTCCCGAGTGTTCTGACTGGCTATGTGCCTGTTGTACACGTCAAGTTTGACAGCTCAGGTGCATTGTCAATATCGGAATGATGGTAATTTGGCCTGGAGAATTCTCCTGGTTTATCAATTTCTGCCGCGCATCACAGATTTTTCACTTAAGTGAAATTCACTCTCATTTCAGATTTTCCGCATACGCCGCAGACCTGACGACAAAACTGTGCGAGGATAGATTTTTTCTTCTGGAGCGACCATGAAACTGCCTGCCAAAATTCGCCGTGACTGGCACTTCTATGCTTTTGCTATTGGGCTTATCTTTATTCTGAACGGGGTGGTAGGGCTGCTGGGCTTCGAAGCGAAGGGCTGGCAAACCTATGCGGTGGGGCTGGTGACCTGGGTGGTCAGCTTCTGGCTGGCGGGGTTTATCATTCGCCGTCGCCCGGAAGAGACGACGGCGACCGACGCGGATTAACCGTTCACTGAAATCTGCAGCGCGCTGTCAGCGGCATGTCGCTCCAGCGCCAGTTCAATCAGGCGGGTGATCAGGTCCGGATAGCTCAGGCCGCTGGCCTGCCACAGTTTCGGGTACATGCTGATGTTGGTGAAGCCGGGCAGGGTGTTGATCTCGTTGATCACCACGCTGTTGTCCGCCGTTAAGAAGACGTCGACGCGCGCCATCCCGCGGCAGCCCAGCGCCTTATAGGCTTCGATGGCAATGGCGCGGATCGCATCGTTTACCTCTGCATCCAGCGCCGCAGGCACCACGACCTGTGCACCCTTATCATCAATATACTTGGTGTCGTAAGAGTAGAACTCGCTGTTCAGCACCACTTCGCCGCAGGTGCTGGCCTGCGGGAAATCATTGCCCAGCACCGCGCACTCAATCTCCCGCCCTTTGATTCCCTGCTCAACCACCACTTTGTGATCGAAGGTGAACGCCAGACGTACCGCTTCGCTGAACTGCGCTTCGCTGTTCACCTTGCTGACGCCAACGGAGGAGCCCTGGTTAGCCGGTTTGACGAACAGCGGCAGGCCGAAGCGGGCGCTGAGATCGGCGAAGGTGTGTTGCTCACGGTTGGCGCGGGTCAGGGTGACAAATGGCGCCACGTTCAGCCCGGCATCGCGCAGCAGGCGTTTGGTGACGTCTTTATCCATGCAGGCGGCGGAACCGAGGACATCGGAGCCGACGAACGGCAGGTTGGCCATGCGCAGCATCCCCTGCAGGGAGCCGTCCTCGCCCAGCGTGCCGTGGACAATCGGGAAAATAACGTCGAGCTGTGAAAGCGTCTGGCCGGTGCCGGCATCAATCAGCTGGCCCTGCAGCACGCCCGGTACGGTAGCAACGCTGATTTCAGACGGGTTCAGCGCAATATGCGCCGGATCGTCAGCGTTGAGCAGATAGCCCTGCTCATCATTAATATGCCACTGGCCCTGTTTATCGATACCCAACAGCACGACTTCAAAGCGGCTCTTATCAATCGCGTTAACGATATTTTTGGCCGATTGCAGCGACACTTCGTGCTCTGCTGATTTTCCCCCAAAGACAATACCTACCCGCAACTTCGCCATCACTTCGTTCATCCACTCTGACTCAAAACGCTTACCATATCACGATGCCCGGCGGGATTCGCCGCCTTCTGCCATAATGTTTTTGACACGTTGCGAAGGGGGGTGAGTGAAAGGAAAAAGCCTGATTATCTGTCTGATACTCATTATTGCGGCCGTGGCGGGCTACCGCTGGCTGCCGTCTTATTACAATCCTTTTGCACCGCTCACCCTCGACGATCCCCCCGGCACCCTGACCCAGTTTAAGCTCCGTCGCCTGACGCCTGAGCATTGTGAGGTGCTGCTGGCGCAGGCCAATGCCCGCCAGCTGATCCGCACCCAGGCGGTGGCCGACAGCGCGGGAGAGTGTCCCCTGAGTGATGTGGTGCGCGTGCGCAGTTTTGGCCGCGTCAGCCTCAGCAGCAGCTTTCTTGCCAGCTGCCCGCTGGCGCTCAGCTCGGCGCTGTTCGTCGAACAGCAGGCCCGACCGCTGACCCAAAGCCTGATGGGAAGCGGCCTGTCGCGGATCGACCATTTAGGCAGTTTTGCCTGCCGTAACATCTACCACCGTCCCAACGCCCGGCGCAGCGAACATGCCACTGCCCAGGCGCTGGATATCAGCGGGTTTACCCTGGAAAACGGCCAGCGAATTTCGGTCCTGCGCGGCTGGAAGAACGCCAGCACTGAACCCTGGCTGCGTGCGCTGCTCGGCGCCAGCTGCGGCTATTTCGGCAATGCCCTCGGCCCGGATTACAACGCTGCCCACGCCAACCATTTTCACCTCGGAATGCGCGGTTTTGGCTACTGCCCGCAAAGCATAAATCACCAGCAAAAAGGCGAAAATATGTGACATATTTCACAGATATGATGACTGGGAAGATAAAACACCAAAGTCGCGTGAGGCGCATCTCTGACAACTACTGGCGCAAGGTAACTTGCTAATCTGATGACGAATTTACGTAATATGAAGACAGTGCCCGCCTATGGAATCGTGGAAGGTTAACCTTATTTCGGTCTGGTTTGGTTGTTTTTTCACCGGCCTTGCCATCAGCCAGATTTTGCCGTTTTTGCCACTGTACGTGTCCCAGCTTGGCGTCTCGTCCCACGAAGCGCTGTCGATGTGGTCAGGGCTGGTCTTTAGCGTCACGTTTCTGGTTTCGGCCATCGTCTCGCCCATGTGGGGCAGCCTTGCAGACCGTAAAGGACGCAAGCTGATGCTGCTGCGCGCCTCGCTCGGGATGGCGGTGGCGATCCTGCTTCAGGCTTTTGCCACCAACGTCTGGCAGCTGTTCCTGCTGCGTGCCCTGATGGGGCTCACCTCCGGCTATATTCCGAATGCGATGGCGCTGGTGGCCTCGCAGGTGCCCCGGGAGCGTAGCGGCTGGGCCATCAGTACCCTGTCGACGGCGCAGATCAGCGGCGTGATCGGCGGTCCGCTGATGGGCGGATTTCTGGCAGACCACGTGGGCCTGCGCGCAGTGTTCGTGATCACCGCCGTCCTGCTCGTGATCAGTTTTCTGGTCACGCTGTTTCTGATTAAAGAGGGCGCGCGTCCGACCGTGAGCAAGACGGAGCGGCTGAGCGGCAAGGCGGTATTCGCCTCGCTCCCTTACCCGGGGCTGATGATCAGCCTGTTCGTCACCACCATGGTGATCCAGCTCTGTAACGGGTCGGTGGGGCCGATCCTCGCCCTGTTTATTCAGTCGATGACGCCCGAGAGTAACAATATTGCCTTCCTCAGCGGGATGATTGCCGCCGTGCCGGGTATCTCTGCGCTAATGTCCGCTCCGCGGCTGGGCAAGCTCGGGGATCGCATCGGCACGGGCCGCATTCTGATGGCGACGCTTATCGTGGCGGTGGTGCTCTTTTTCGCCATGTCCTTTGTCACCACCCCCTTGCAGCTTGGCGTGCTGCGCTTTTTACTCGGCTTTGCCGATGGCGCTATGTTGCCTGCCGTGCAGACCCTGCTGATTAAGTACTCCAGCGATCGGGTCACCGGGCGCATCTTCGGCTATAACCAGTCGTTTATGTACCTGGGGAACGTGGCAGGTCCGCTGATGGGGGCGGCGGTTTCGGCGATGGCCGGATTCCGCTGGGTATTTGCGGCCACTGCGGTGGTAGTGCTGGTGAATATTCTGCAGCTGGCATGGGCGATGCGCCAGCGCCGGTTGCGGGAGGCGCAGATTCAGGCAGCAAAGCGCCTTTAACGTTGTTGCATAATATATTGTGACCTGACCGCCATTATCACTCATGTGAAATGGCGGTTCTTCTTTTTAATTGCGTAGCTAAGAAAGATTTTAATTTAATTTAAGTTACGTCTTTCCAGTAACCCAGCAATACTATTTTATGATGCGTGTAGGGTTTGCTTAAAAATAGTACTTTTTCCCACTTTGCAACTTACAGACATAATGATAACGTCGAAAAAAACTGATAAGGAAATAGCGCTGTGAAAAATCTCATTGCAGAGTTGTTGGTGAAGCTGGCAGAAAAGGAAGAAGAGTCTAAAGAGCTGGTGGCTCAGGTTGAGGCCCTGGAAATTGTGGTCACCGCACTGTTACGCCAGATGGCGCAAAGCGATCAGCAGGCGTTAATCAAAAGCGTAGAAGGCGCGCTGGATGAGGCCCGACCAGATGCGGAGGTACCGGCCCAGGATAGCGAGATGCTGCAGCAATACGTAAAAAAGCTGCTAAGGCACCCGCGCAGCTGAACGGTTATCTGACCTGAGTTGATGTCATAGAATCGTCACATCGGTTGCCTATAGTCGCTCTGTTTTATTTTTTTATGTATTTCTACATGGAGAAAATAAGTGAAACAGAGCGCGCTTTATATTGCATTACTTCCTCTGCTGTTTACCCCCACTATTTATGCTGAAAATGTCACATCGCCTGCGGTACTGGATAATCGTGCTGCCCAGGGGGATATCACCCAGCCTGGCGGGGCTCGCCGTCTGACGGAAGATCAGACCGCCGCAATTCGCGCGTCGTTAAATGATAAGCCAGCCAAAAATATTATTCTGCTGATCGGCGACGGAATGGGCGACTCTGAAATAACGGCGGCACGAAATTATGCCGAAGGCGCGGGCGGCTTTTTTAAAGGCATCGATGCCCTGCCGCTGACCGGGCAATATACCCATTACGCGCTGGATAAAAAGAGCGGCAAGCCTGACTACGTAACCGACTCTGCGGCGTCTGCCACAGCGTGGACCACCGGCGTAAAAACCTATAACGGTGCGCTGGGCGTGGATATCCGTGAACAGGATCACCAGACCATCCTCGAGATGGCGAAAGCGGCAGGCCTGGCAACCGGTAACGTCTCGACGGCGGAGCTACAGGACGCCACGCCAGCGGCGCTGGTGGCCCATGTCACCTCGCGGAGATGCTATGGCCCTTCCGTCACTACAGAAAAATGCGCCAGCAACGCGCTGGAAAAGGGCGGTAAAGGCTCCATTACCGAACAGCTGCTGAATGCCCGCGCCGATGTCACGCTTGGCGGCGGGGCGAAAACCTTTGCTGAAACCGCCACCGCAGGCGAATGGCAGGGCAAAACCCTGCGCGAGCAGGCTCAGGCCCGTGGCTATCAGCTGGTGAGCGATGCCGCGTCGCTGGCCGCCATTACCGATACCGGTCAGGATAAACCGCTGCTGGGCCTGTTTGCCGAGGGCAATATGCCGGTGCGCTGGCAGGGACCAAAGGCCAGCTATCATGGCAACCTCGATAAACCCCCCGTTACCTGTACGCCGAACCCGGAGCGCAACGAGAGCGTCCCCACCCTGGCGGCGATGACAGATAAAGCCCTCTCACTGCTCAGCAAAAATGAGAAGGGTTTCTTCCTGCAGGTTGAAGGGGCTTCTATCGATAAACAGGATCATGCTGCCAATCCGTGCGGACAGATTGGCGAAACCGTCGATCTCGATGAGGCCGTGCAGAAAGCGCTGGAATTTGCGAAAAAAGAGGGCAACACCCTGGTGATTGTGACCGCGGATCATGCCCACTCCAGCCAGATCGTCGCGCCCGACACCAAAGCGCCAGGGCTGACCCAGGCGCTGACCACCAAAGACGGGGCGGTGATGGCAATGAGCTACGGCAACTCGGAAGAGGCGTCGATGGAGCATACCGGCAGCCAGTTGCGCATCGCGGCGTACGGCCCGCATGCCGCCAACGTAGTCGGCCTGACGGATCAAACGGATCTGTTTTACACCATGAAATCCGCATTAGGGCTGAAATAAACGCGCTGCCCGAGGGGAAAATATCCCGTCGGGTGGTTTTTTTATCAGTACGAACCAGACTTAAGGAGATCATTCACAGAAGGAAAGTGCTATGAAAATCACACTGCTGGCCACGCTGCTCCTTGGCCTGTTTTCTCTCACCCCGGCAGGGGCGCAGGATAAACAGCTCACGCCGCAGCAGCAACGCATGACCACCTGCAATCAACAGGCTACCGCCCAGGCGCTGAAGGGCGACTCCCGTAAGACCTACATGAGCGATTGCCTCAAAAACGCCTCCTCAAAACCCAACGAAAAAAGCCTGACGCCGCAACAACAAAGAATGCGTGAATGCAATTCCCAGGCAACACAACAATCCCTCAAGGGCGACGACCGAAGCAAGTTTATGAGCGCCTGCCTGAAGAAAACCGGCTAGTTCAAAAGGGTGAGCGCTTCGTCTGGCTCACCCGAAATATCATACTTAGCGCTGAGTAACCCTTTCTATAATTTGGGAAAATGCCTTTGAGTATTCCCAATGCCCATGAATGATGAGAACTTTTACACTAAAGCCTGTTCCCGGGAAGGTATAAACCAGGCACGGTCCGCGGATGAAAATTACCGCGAAGGCATCCGCCTGGCCCGCCGGTTACGTTTACCCCGGGCGGTGGGGCTGGCTATTCTTTTCTTCCCGATTGCCAGCGTGTTGACCGCGCTGCCGGTCAACGGCGTCTGGTGGCTGCTGCTGGTGGGATGGGCGTTCGTCTGGCCGCATCTGGCCTGGCAATTAGCGATGCGTTCGGCGGATCCTCATCATAATGAGATGTTCAACCTCAAAATTGACGCCATGATGGCCGGGATCTGGATTGGGCTGATGGGCTTCAACGCGATGCCCAGCGCGGCGCTGGTGATGATGATGAGCATGAACCTGATGGGCGTGGGGGGCATCCGGCTTTATGTGACAGGGGCATTAGTGACCGCGCTGTCAGCGCTGGTAACCCTGCAACTGATGCATGTGCCTCTGGCTTACGTCAGCGCGCCGCTTGAAATCTGGCTCGCGCTACCGGTGATTGTGGGTTACCCCATGCTGTTTGCCTGGGTAAGCTTCTGTAACACCAACAGTCTGGTGGAGCACAAGCGTCGGCTTGAGCTGATGAGCATTATGGACGGCATGACAGGGGTGTTTAACCGTCGTCACTGGGAGGTATTGCTGCGCACGGAGTTTGAAAACTGCCGGCGCTACCACCGAAGTGCAACGCTCCTGCTGATCGACATCGATCACTTCAAAGGCATAAACGACACCTGGGGCCATGATGTCGGCGATCAGGCGATTATCGCCGTCACCCGTCAGCTACAGCTGACCTTACGCGCCAGCGATATGATCGGCCGTTTTGGCGGGGATGAGTTCGCGGTGATCATGAGCGGGACGCCTGCGGAAAACGCCATTGCGGCGATGTCGCGGGTTCATGAACGGCTGGCAGAGCTGCGCCTGCCGGGCGCACCTCAGGTAAAGCTCTGCATCAGCGTCGGGGTTGCGCCGCTAACGACGTCGATGGTGCATTATCAGGAGTGGCTGAAAGCGGCGGATATTGCGCTCTACAAAGCGAAAAATGCCGGACGAAACCGCACCGAGGTGGCCGCGTGACGTCCGGCAGTCAATCAGGACTTGCTCAGCAGCTCTGATTTTTCCATGCACTTATTCATGGCTTCAATGACGGCTGCGCGGAATCCGCGATCTTCCAGCACCCGCACCGCTTCAATGGTGGTGCCCCCCGGTGAACAGACCATATCCTTCAGTTCGCCAGGATGTTTGCCCGTCTCCAGCACCATTTTGGCGGACCCCATCACCGCCTGCGCAGCAAATTTGTAGGCCTGCGCGCGCGGCATTCCGCCCAGCACCGCCGCATCCGCCATGGCTTCAATAAACATAAACACGTAGGCTGGCGCCGAACCGCTGACGCCTACCACCGGGTGGATCATCGCCTCGGCAATCACTTCGGCCTCCCCGAAGCAGCGGAAAATATTGACCACATCGGCAACTTCTTCCGTCGTTACCAGCGCGTTAGGCGTAATGGAGGTCATGCCCGCCTTCACCAGCGACGGCGTGTTTGGCATCGCGCGGACAATTTTACGGTCGTGGCCCAGGGCGCGCGCCAGCTGATCGAGGGTGATGCCCGCCGCGATAGAGACCACCAGCGTCTCTTTATTCAGGCTGGAGGTGATGTCGCTCAGGACTTTCACCATCATGTTCGGCTTCACCGCCCCGAAGACAATATCGGCCACCTGCGCCACTTCCTGGGCGCTCTGCGCAGCGTTGAT contains the following coding sequences:
- a CDS encoding multidrug efflux MFS transporter, with the protein product MESWKVNLISVWFGCFFTGLAISQILPFLPLYVSQLGVSSHEALSMWSGLVFSVTFLVSAIVSPMWGSLADRKGRKLMLLRASLGMAVAILLQAFATNVWQLFLLRALMGLTSGYIPNAMALVASQVPRERSGWAISTLSTAQISGVIGGPLMGGFLADHVGLRAVFVITAVLLVISFLVTLFLIKEGARPTVSKTERLSGKAVFASLPYPGLMISLFVTTMVIQLCNGSVGPILALFIQSMTPESNNIAFLSGMIAAVPGISALMSAPRLGKLGDRIGTGRILMATLIVAVVLFFAMSFVTTPLQLGVLRFLLGFADGAMLPAVQTLLIKYSSDRVTGRIFGYNQSFMYLGNVAGPLMGAAVSAMAGFRWVFAATAVVVLVNILQLAWAMRQRRLREAQIQAAKRL
- a CDS encoding extensin-like domain-containing protein, with product MKGKSLIICLILIIAAVAGYRWLPSYYNPFAPLTLDDPPGTLTQFKLRRLTPEHCEVLLAQANARQLIRTQAVADSAGECPLSDVVRVRSFGRVSLSSSFLASCPLALSSALFVEQQARPLTQSLMGSGLSRIDHLGSFACRNIYHRPNARRSEHATAQALDISGFTLENGQRISVLRGWKNASTEPWLRALLGASCGYFGNALGPDYNAAHANHFHLGMRGFGYCPQSINHQQKGENM
- the ddlA gene encoding D-alanine--D-alanine ligase → MAKLRVGIVFGGKSAEHEVSLQSAKNIVNAIDKSRFEVVLLGIDKQGQWHINDEQGYLLNADDPAHIALNPSEISVATVPGVLQGQLIDAGTGQTLSQLDVIFPIVHGTLGEDGSLQGMLRMANLPFVGSDVLGSAACMDKDVTKRLLRDAGLNVAPFVTLTRANREQHTFADLSARFGLPLFVKPANQGSSVGVSKVNSEAQFSEAVRLAFTFDHKVVVEQGIKGREIECAVLGNDFPQASTCGEVVLNSEFYSYDTKYIDDKGAQVVVPAALDAEVNDAIRAIAIEAYKALGCRGMARVDVFLTADNSVVINEINTLPGFTNISMYPKLWQASGLSYPDLITRLIELALERHAADSALQISVNG
- the iraP gene encoding anti-adapter protein IraP, which encodes MKNLIAELLVKLAEKEEESKELVAQVEALEIVVTALLRQMAQSDQQALIKSVEGALDEARPDAEVPAQDSEMLQQYVKKLLRHPRS
- the sbmA gene encoding peptide antibiotic transporter SbmA, encoding MFKSFFPKPGPFFISAFIWALIAVIFWQAGGGAWIERLAGATGDVPISAARFWSRSYLLFYAYYAICVGAFALFWFMYSPHRWQYWSILGTALIIFVTWFLVEVGVAVNAWYAPFYDLIQSALSSPHKVTINQFYHEVGIFLGIALIAVIIGVMNNFFVSHYVFRWRTAMNEHYMAHWQQLRHIEGAAQRVQEDTMRFASTLEDMGVSFINAIMTLIAFLPVLVTLSAHVPDLPIVGHLPYGLVIAAIVWSLMGTGLLAVVGIKLPGLEFKNQRVEAAYRKELVYGEDDASRASPPTVRELFGAVRRNYFRLYFHYMYFNIARILYLQVDNVFGLFLLFPSIVAGTITLGLMTQITNVFGQVRGSFQYLISSWTTLVELMSIYKRLRSFERELDGQDLQEVTHTLG
- a CDS encoding DUF2754 domain-containing protein, which encodes MKLPAKIRRDWHFYAFAIGLIFILNGVVGLLGFEAKGWQTYAVGLVTWVVSFWLAGFIIRRRPEETTATDAD
- a CDS encoding helix-turn-helix domain-containing protein — translated: MNRYAKPISEFSRLEHCLASHSTPFKLPAMHPVCGDCNPENDNAVVLQSGTLSIHRQQDDLLIEIVAAPYIFGLNAGMMGCSTEYLLVTQSPCTGFWLPAAGARQLIQQAGLWSDAFCWLSWHHRIMEIRDKQLVGNNSYSQIRSTLLDMAQWDEGLRMRVGVMNYIQRRTRISRSVVAEVLAALRQGNYITMDRGKLIAINRLPAEY
- a CDS encoding DUF1615 domain-containing protein, which gives rise to MSFTVPRALPLSLLAALVLAGCAEKGAAPLKKGEKPVDVASVVRQKMPATVKDRDQWASALAKTFESQKIAPTEENICSVLAVAQQESLYQSDPAVPGLNKIAWKEIDRRAEKLHIPTFLVHTALKITSPNGKSYSERLDSVKTEKQLSAIFDDMIGTVPMGQTLFGSLNPVHTGGPMQVSIAFAEKHTDGYPWKIENTVRQEVFSLRGGLWFGTYHLLNYPTSYTVPLYRFADFNAGWYASRNAAFQNAVSRASGVKLALDGDLIVYGSNEAGKTELAVRKLAGKLGMSDSEIRQQLRKGDSLAFEKTALYEQVYKLAEQKSGKALPRAMLPGIQLESPKITRNLTTAWFAQRVDDRRAKCMALN
- the ampH gene encoding D-alanyl-D-alanine-carboxypeptidase/endopeptidase AmpH; amino-acid sequence: MKRCLFLSVALYAASLTSVQAVEPIADPAFASDVVDRYANLIFYGSGATGMALVAIDGNQRVFRSFGETRPGNNVHPQLDSVVRIASLTKLMTSEMLVKLLDQGVVKLNDPLSKYAPPGARVPTYQGAPITLVNLATHTSALPREQPGGAAHRPVFVWPTRDQRWNWLSTATLKSMPGSQAAYSNLAFDLLADALGNATGKPYAQLFEEQITRPLGMKDTTFTPSPDQCKRLMVAEKGASPCNNTLAAVGSGGVYSTPGDMMRWMQQFLSSDFYARSNQADRMQTLIYQRSQLTRVIGMDVPGRADALGLGWVYMAPKNGRPGIIQKTGGGGGFITYMAMIPQSNVGVFVVVTRSPLTRFVNMSDGVNQLVVELSENKPQVIPAS
- a CDS encoding DUF2755 family protein, translating into MADFTMSKPIFSTRQPKTSTAGNIAYALFVLFCFWAGSQLLNILVHAPGVYEHLMQVEDSGRPRVEIGLGVSTIFGLIPFLVGLVVLGAVALVVRWRRYR